Part of the Bacillota bacterium genome, GGCACGCTGAACTTCGCGGGCGAGGAAAGCATGTTCCAGCGGGCGATAGACATGAACCAGCAGGGTATGCTCTCGGCAGGCATCATCACCGCCATCGCTTTGTTGCTGTTCGTAGGGGCGACGGGCAAGTCCGCGCAGTTTCCGCTCTATATGTGGTTACCCGACGCGATGGCAGGTCCCACCCCTGTCTCCGCACTGATTCACGCCGCGACGATGGTCACCGCTGGCGTGGTGATGGTTACCCGCTGCCATGTGTTTTTTGAACTGGCGCCAGCGGCGATGCTGGTGGTGGCGGTGATTGGGGTGTTTACCGCCATCTTTGCCGCGACCATCGCCATCGCGCAGACGGACATCAAACGCGTGCTGGCATATTCCACGGTGAGCCAGCTGGGTTACATGTTTCTGGGGTGCGGTGTGGGGGCGTTCGCCTCGGGTATGTTCCACGTGACCACGCACGCTTTCTTCAAGGCGCTGCTGTTCCTGGGTTCGGGGTCGGTGATACTTGCGCTGCACCACGAGCAGGACATGCGGCGCATGGGCGGACTGGCGAAGTACCTGCCCATCACCTACTGGACAATGCTGGCAGGCTGGCTGGCAATCTCGGGCGTTCCCCCGCTGGCGGGCTTCTTCTCGAAGGACGAGATACTCGCCGCGACCTTTGGCACGCACGCCCTGCCCGTGAGCATGGGACAAATCCTGTGGGCGGTGGGACTGGCGACGGCGTTGCTGACGGCGTTTTACATGACGCGCCTGATAGGATTGACCTTCTGGGGAACGCCCCGCTGGGCAGCGGCGCACGCCCACCACGGCAAAGACGACGTGCATGGGCATGGCGCGCATGGTCATCACGGCGAACCGAAGGAGTCTCCGCCCAGCATGACCGTTCCGCTGATGATTCTGGCAGTGCTGTCAGTGGTGGGCGGATTCATCGGCGGATTCGCGCCGCTGCATATTCCCAGCCTGTTCGAGGCGTTTCTGGAGCCGTCTGCTGGATTAAAAGTGCTGGGTGAGGATGCCGTGCCCCATCTGCCTGTCCGCGTGGAATGGATACTGGTTGGGGCGTCGGTGGCGGCGGCAGTGCTGGGCATCTGGTACGGCTGGTCGCGCTATCGGAAGGGCTTGCCCGAACGCGAACGCGAGCTGGCTGGCGTGCGCAAGGTGCTGTACAACCAGTACTACTATGACTGGCTGATGGTAAAGGGCATAGGCTTATGGCTGGGCGGCAAAATCGCGAACTGGATGTGGCAGTTTGTGGACGTGCGCCTCGTGGACGGGCTGGTAAACGGCATCGCGGGTCTTACAGGTTTGGTGGGCAGTAGCCTGCGGCGCGTGCAGACAGGCTATGTGCGCAGCTACGCTTTCACTATTCTGATTGGAGCAATTGTGCTGCTGGTATGGCTATTAATACGAGGGGCAAGTGCGGGGGTGGCGAGGTAAGCGATGGAGACGACCACACCAGGATTGTTGACACTGATTATCTTCCTGCCGCTGGCGGGCGCGCTGATTCTGCTGCTGATGCCACGTGAGAACGTCAGTGCCATCCGCTGGTTCACGCTGGCGGTGACGACAGTGGTATTTGTGCTGTCGCTGCGGTTGTATTTCGGGTTCGACGCTGGCAGCGCGGGTATGCAGTTCCGTGAGTTCGCTCTGTGGATGCCCCAGTTCGGAATCCACTACCATCTGGGCATTGACGGCATCAGCCTGTGGCTGGTATTGCTGACCACCTTCCTGACGGTGCTTTCAGTGGCGTTCTCGTGGGTGGTGGAGGAGCGCGTGAAGGAGTACATGTTCTTCATGTTGCTGCTGGAGACGGGAATGCTGGGCGTGTTTTGCGCGCTGGATTTGGTGCTGTTTTATGTGTTCTGGGAAGCGATGCTGGTACCGATGTACTTCCTGATTGGCATGTGGGGCGGGGAGCGGCGCATCTACGCAGCGATTAAGTTCTTCTTGTTCACCTTCTTCGGCAGCATCCTGATGCTGGTGGCGATTGTCGCGCTGTATTACCTGCACCGCGACATGACGGGCATGGCTACCTTCGACCTGCTGAAAATCCAGCAGGCACTGGCAACCAGCCCGCTACCCCTTCATCTGCAGTTGTGGCTGTTCGCAGCGTTCGCGCTGGCGTTTGCGATTAAGGTGCCGATGTTCCCGTTCCATACCTGGTTGCCCGATGCGCACGTGGAGGCACCGACGGCAGGGTCGGTGATTCTGGCGGGCGTGTTGCTGAAGATGGGCACCTACGGTTTCCTGCGGTTCTGTCTGCCGCTGTTCCCCGATGCGTCGCAGGTGGCTGCCCCGCTGATGCTGACGCTGGCAGTCATCGGCATCATCTATGGGGCGATTGTGGCGGCAGTGCAGCCCGATGTGAAGAAGCTGGTAGCGTATTCCAGCGTCAGCCACTTGGGCTTCGTGATGCTGGGGCTGTTCGCGCTGAACGCACAGGGGCTGACGGGCAGCATCCTGCAGCAGGTCAATCACGGCATTAGTACGGGCGCGCTGTTCCTGCTGGTGGGCATGATTTACGAGCGCAGGCACACCCGCCTGATTGCGGAGTTCGGCGGGCTGAAGCGCGTGATGCCCGTGTACGCGGCCTTCTTCCTGCTGGTGATGCTGTCTTCAGTGGGGCTGCCGTCCACCAACGGGTTCGTGGGCGAGTTTCTCACCCTGTTGGGGGGATGGGCGGCGAGCGTTCCGTTGACGGTCATCGCCGCGTCGGGGGTGATCCTAGCGGCGGTGTATCTGTTGTGGATGTTTCAGCGGGTGTTTTACGGCGAGCCATCGGAGAAAAACGCCCACCTGCCCGACCTGAACCTGCGCGAAATCGCCATTCTGGTGCCTATCGTGGTGCTTATCTTCTGGATTGGTTTGTATCCCAGCACGTTTATAGACCCGATGCAGGCTTCGGTAGACAACCTGATTCGGCAGGTGAACGGCGACGCGGGCGCAGCTTGGCTGGCGCAGATGGGTGAATCAGTGGTACAATCGGTAACACGTTAGCAACTACGGGAGGGCGAACGGCGATGACCAAATTCGAACGCATTCAGGCAGCGATACGGGGCGAGGCGGTAGACCGCGTGCCGTACAGCCTGTGGTATCACTTCCGACTGAACCCACCCGCAGGGGAGACTCTGGCAAACGCGGAGCTGGAGTTCTACGCTAAATATGACCCCGACCTGTTCAAGGTAATGCACGACATCCCGTATGAGATGCCGCTGGGCATGGCATCGATTCACTCTATCAGCGACTGGGCGAAGCTATCGGTGCTTCCCCCTGACAAGGGCAACTTTGGCGAGCAGCTGGCGGCGTTGCGCATCATCCAGCGGCGCAAGGGAGACGACGCGCCCATTGTGGACACGGTGTTCAACGTGTTCGCTTACGCGCAGAAGATTTCGCAGCAGCAGCTGTTGAACCACCTTCGCCAGGATGCAGATACCGTACGCATTGGGCTGGAACGTATCGCGCAGTCGCTGGCGGGCTACGCAAGGAAGTTGGCGGAGGAGGGCATCGGTACCTATCTGGCGGTGGCTGGCGCAAGTGCTGACTTGGCGACGCCAGAAGAGTATGAGCGTATCTTCCTGCCGCTGGATGAGATGGTGCTGGATGCGGCGCAGGGCGCGCCGGTGAACGTACTGCATCTGCACGGCGAGAACATCTACTTCGACCTGATGCTGCCGCTGAGCGCGAAGGCGCACATCCTGTCCTGGAGCAACCGAATCACCGCACCATCCATTCCCGAAGCGCGGCTGAAGTACACGGGCTGCATCATGGCGGGCGTGGACGAGGTGAACATCAAGAGCATGACAGTGGAGCAGGTGAAGCAGCAGGTACGCGAGACCATTGAGCAGACGCGAGGACGGGGCATCATCGTCGCGCCCGGTTGCGCTGTGCCCACCGATACGCCGCCAGAGCTGTTACTTGCCATCCGTGAGGCTGTGCTGGAAGCAGGAGGAGCGCAGGCATGAACGGTTACCCGCCGCTGCCCCAGGACATTCGTTTCAGCGCGATTGCGCCAGAGCTGGTGCTTTCGGTAACGGCGATGGCGGTGTTGCTCATCGGGTTATCAATGCGTCGGGGCACGTATACCCCGCTGGTAGTACTGAGCCTGGTGGGCATCGCTGTCAGCGGGGGGACGGTGGTCTTCTTCTGGAATAAGCCTTTGACCGCCTTCGCTGGTACGGTGTTGAGTGACCAGTTTGCGCAGATGGTGCGGCTGATTCTGCTGGGCATCGCTGCCATTGCGGTGCTGATGGCGGAACCGTATCTGCAGGAGAAGCGCATCCGCTTTCCCGAGTATTTTGCGCTCGTGCTGTTTTCCACGGCGGGTGGCATGGTGATGGCGGCGGCGCAGAACCTGCTGGTGCTGTTTATCGGGCTGGAGATATTGTCCCTTTCCATGTATGTGATGGCGGGGCTGGCGCGTACGGAGGCTCGCTCGGAGGAGGCAGCATTGAAGTACTTTCTGCTGGGGGCGTTCGCGTCAGGTTTCCTGATTTACGGCATTGCGCTTGTTTACGGGGCGTCTGGCACCACCAATCTCAACGAACTGATGCCTGCGCTGTTTTCGTCGGAGCCAGCGAAACGGTTGCTGCTGTATGCAGGGTTAGGTTGGATATTAGTAGGACTGGGTTTCAAGGCGGCGCTGGTGCCGTTCCACATGTGGACGCCGGATGTCTATGAGGGCGCGCCCACGTCAGCAGCGGCGTTCATGGCGTCCGCGGCGAAGACGGCAGCGTTTGCGGTGTTCATCCGCGTAGCGTTAGCGTTCCAACCGGCCAGCGCGCTTTGGGTGCCAGTGCTGGCGGTACTGGCTATTCTGACGATGACGGTGGGAAACCTGCTTGC contains:
- the nuoL gene encoding NADH-quinone oxidoreductase subunit L; protein product: MTSTFDLIWAVIGLPLAGFLFHAFLGKRVSKKVVGTVGTAVVLGAFALSVYLLLELLKRPAEEQQVISTLWRWIEAGEFKVSFEALVDPLSLLMALIVTGVGGLIHLYSTGYMAGDEDYPRFFTYLNLFIVFMLTLVLSNNLLMMFVGWEGVGLCSYLLIGFWYKDKVNTDSANKAFIVNRIGDWGFMLAVILSFWTFGTLNFAGEESMFQRAIDMNQQGMLSAGIITAIALLLFVGATGKSAQFPLYMWLPDAMAGPTPVSALIHAATMVTAGVVMVTRCHVFFELAPAAMLVVAVIGVFTAIFAATIAIAQTDIKRVLAYSTVSQLGYMFLGCGVGAFASGMFHVTTHAFFKALLFLGSGSVILALHHEQDMRRMGGLAKYLPITYWTMLAGWLAISGVPPLAGFFSKDEILAATFGTHALPVSMGQILWAVGLATALLTAFYMTRLIGLTFWGTPRWAAAHAHHGKDDVHGHGAHGHHGEPKESPPSMTVPLMILAVLSVVGGFIGGFAPLHIPSLFEAFLEPSAGLKVLGEDAVPHLPVRVEWILVGASVAAAVLGIWYGWSRYRKGLPERERELAGVRKVLYNQYYYDWLMVKGIGLWLGGKIANWMWQFVDVRLVDGLVNGIAGLTGLVGSSLRRVQTGYVRSYAFTILIGAIVLLVWLLIRGASAGVAR
- a CDS encoding NADH-quinone oxidoreductase subunit M, whose amino-acid sequence is METTTPGLLTLIIFLPLAGALILLLMPRENVSAIRWFTLAVTTVVFVLSLRLYFGFDAGSAGMQFREFALWMPQFGIHYHLGIDGISLWLVLLTTFLTVLSVAFSWVVEERVKEYMFFMLLLETGMLGVFCALDLVLFYVFWEAMLVPMYFLIGMWGGERRIYAAIKFFLFTFFGSILMLVAIVALYYLHRDMTGMATFDLLKIQQALATSPLPLHLQLWLFAAFALAFAIKVPMFPFHTWLPDAHVEAPTAGSVILAGVLLKMGTYGFLRFCLPLFPDASQVAAPLMLTLAVIGIIYGAIVAAVQPDVKKLVAYSSVSHLGFVMLGLFALNAQGLTGSILQQVNHGISTGALFLLVGMIYERRHTRLIAEFGGLKRVMPVYAAFFLLVMLSSVGLPSTNGFVGEFLTLLGGWAASVPLTVIAASGVILAAVYLLWMFQRVFYGEPSEKNAHLPDLNLREIAILVPIVVLIFWIGLYPSTFIDPMQASVDNLIRQVNGDAGAAWLAQMGESVVQSVTR
- a CDS encoding NADH-quinone oxidoreductase subunit N, yielding MNGYPPLPQDIRFSAIAPELVLSVTAMAVLLIGLSMRRGTYTPLVVLSLVGIAVSGGTVVFFWNKPLTAFAGTVLSDQFAQMVRLILLGIAAIAVLMAEPYLQEKRIRFPEYFALVLFSTAGGMVMAAAQNLLVLFIGLEILSLSMYVMAGLARTEARSEEAALKYFLLGAFASGFLIYGIALVYGASGTTNLNELMPALFSSEPAKRLLLYAGLGWILVGLGFKAALVPFHMWTPDVYEGAPTSAAAFMASAAKTAAFAVFIRVALAFQPASALWVPVLAVLAILTMTVGNLLALAQTNLKRMLAYSSIAHAGYLLVGVVAVSSFPSARAGISAVLYYFIAYALMTMGAFAVASLMAHEGRESNLIDDLSGLGTRSPHAAAMMTVFMLSLAGIPTTAGFLGKFFLFNAALQQGSVGLLLAIVLAVNSVISAFYYLRLIVVMYFRPTELPALPRPGFGLQLAIALCMVGSLIFGLYPLGWDQAQQAADGVVRVVQTVQR